GGATCTTAGCAGGCGATAGTTGCCTCTAACATCGAGGCTATACGATCCCGTTGTATCGCGTAACGGATTGCTGGGTATCTTGAGAAGGTTCTACCTATGTCGCAAGATCGACAAACCGATCGGTGTCGATGACTGCTAGCGCTTTTTGCCTCAGCTATAATACTCGTCCAATATACAGCAACCGAGTTGCATAATTCTCGTCGGATCAACGACACGTACTCTAATGGCATCGAAAGTTTCGATGAGCCACGAAAACGGTGTCCAAGGACAAGAATCAAACGAAAGTTAACGACTGCACGCGTACACAATCATGAAGCAATGGAACAGAGTACGCAATCGGAATGCTCGAGTAGTACCCCACCACTTTTTCTAGACAGATACCTAGGATACTTAACATTCCTCGTAACAAGGCACGTTCGCGTTTACACGTCGCCACAACAGCTAAACCGTGTCATTTTCCCGTGTACTAAAGGAGCGTCGGAAGTTCTGATACCACATAGATAATAATAATACCATGTACCAAAGCAACGCCTCGCGACCTAGTTGCCTGGTTCCACAAGACTCCTATCCTGCGTTCACTCAATCATTAACCGTCTCCCAATGAAGCACGACAGAACCGTGTTCAACGAATCCCTAGAAACAATTCGAATTAACCAAGCATTGCTGCTACTTATATTTGCACAAGAGTTTTCCTATAAATCTTCAAAATACCAAAAGATCACGATTGAATGTCCGATAAAAGAACGCGACTCAGTTGCCTGGTTCCACAAGACTGCCATCCTGCGCTCACTTAATCATTAACCATCTTCCAATGAAGCACGACAGAACCGTATTCAACGAATCCCTAGAAGAATTTAAATTAACCAAGCATTGTTGCTACTTATATTTACACAAGAATTTTCGTATAAATCTTCAAAATACCAAAAGATCACGATTGAACGCGACCCAGTTGCCTGGTTCCACAAGACTGCCATCCTGCGCTCACTTAATCATTAACCGTCTTCCAATGAAGCACGACAGAACCGTGTTCAACGAATCTATAGAAACAATTCGAATTAACCAAGCATTGCTGCTACTTATATTTGCACAAGAGTTTTATATCGTATAAATCTTGAAAATACCAAAAGATCACGATTGAGTGTCCAATAAAAGGATTACTCAGACGTTTTTGGAGAACCAAATCAGCCTGCTGGGAGCAGAGTAGAATGGGGTCTGAAGCACGCGCGTAGACGGCCCTGCGCTGAACGTAGCGGAGTGTTGCATACCACCCGAAGAAGGGCCCCCACCTGTTTTCAGGCAGCCTGAACGAGCTCTACCCGGTCTGGTGGGGACGAAAGAAACGTCAGTAGGCGCGGCAGTTTTCCGACGCCGCTTACCTAAGCAACATACGACACTGTGTCCCGCGGTGTTCAACCCCGTGGAAGACCATCGTCAGCACCAGTCGTGGCCGTTTACCCCGCGTATTGTTTATCTCCGTGCGAGCGCGCCCCCGTCTGCGATCGATACGGACGCGCGTCGCTTCCAGGACGGGCTGCAGACACGTTCTCCAGAGAACGGCGTCCCTAGCTTCGCGGAGACGGGCGACCTCTGCCTCCAAGTTTCTCCAGGCATCCGAGCGTAAGTTTCGCGCCTCGAACTTGGTGCAATCGTGGACGAATTCGAGATTTCGCTGTTTGAAAGGGGACGATGTGGAAGTCTGGAGGAGGTTACGCGCGTGGGCTGTCTGCAGTCGAAGGCTGTTGCTACTGCGGACACGTGAGATTTAGAGAAAGCGCGATCGGCTGACCCTTGAACGCTTTGGGCATCCTGAAACCAGTGGATCTTAAGGTTTCAACAGTTCTTTTTAATCGCGCGTGTACTAAGTGTCTTTCTGTAaggttttactttttttttattttaattggtCGAAGTCGTGGAAACATATCGTGCGATTTTATTGAGCAGAGTGTTGAAGAGGTATGCGATGGTCAGAAAAATTGGAGAATTATTGTGCAATCGTTTGTATAGCAGTAATGCCTAATAATAACGTGTACTTATCGATGCACGTAACCAGTCAGCCGCTGTTTGTTCTCCCAGCGCGACGATCCTCGTGTTCGTTTCGTGAGAGCATTATTTTCCAGGGACGTCACGATAGAGCTGGTGTGTTCATTACAGGTTGCAACGTTCGTTGAACGCCAGCTGTTCTACGGTCGTTTCCATTTCGAACGCAACGTACATTTATGCTCGCGACAATTACGATCCTGCGACGTGAGAGGGGATACCTGAGCGTCTGTTCTTCCTTTCAACGAACTTTTCGATTCATAAACGGCCATCTCGCGTAACTTTCGATCTTTCGTAATTCGGAAGGTTCTCGCGTCTCGACATCCACCTTTCGATTCGCTCTCGTAAATCGCGCGGTGTTTACCAACGAGTCAAGGAAAACACGGGCCTCGACGCGCGTTCTTTGATGTCCCACGTCGCGATCTGATTTATGTCGCGTGTTACAAGTCGCGTAGACGTAAATCGATGCAGGCTGGATCCTTTTGATCCCCTCTGACGGCAATTCGGACGCGCTGGAAACGGAAACGTGGAAATAGCGTCGCGCGTCTGCGATGCACATGCATCGACGAGGAATGATTCGATGATGAATCATACCGGTCGCAAGAAACGACGAGGCTTCGCGAGGTGATTTCCATAGTCGAACATTCAGGATTGGACTCTCGTGACGCGTCCAGAGAAATTCTTCTGAATTCTGCCTCGTAATAATCCTGACATGCTAATCTCTCGTCTTATTCTCTTCTTACTAATAACTAATTTGCAATTTAAATTCATTCAAATATCACGATTGTTACTTAACAACTCTCTACTCCTAGTCTCTAAACGTTGTTATTGTTTCACAGTTGACTGTCCGTTGGGATCGCATCTGTACAAACCTCACAGATATTTCCTTCGTTTTCCTTCTGTTTTCTTGCTGATACAGTAACAAACTATTAGTCTATCTATAAATTATTAATTGTTAATAATTTATTCATTGTATAATCGTGGTAGTGGATACGTAAACAGATGTGCGATTTCGTTGTAAGTTTTAACGGGATTTCTCGGGTAGAAATAATTGAAGAAGGTGTTCGAACGTTAATTCGCCTTACGGTGAACCTCTGCGGCGGCGTTCAGGTATCAAACGTTCTCGAAGGTGACGCTGAAACGCTGGGAACCGGCCTACTTTCGTAATTACTCTTTCATTGTTGTAACGTCACGTCGGCTTGTCCGTTCTCGAGTACACCAGCCTTACGTGGTCGACGCTAATCGAATCAAACCTCGTTGACACCGGGTCATCGTTGCACAATAAGAATTTCACGCTTCTGGGTGATAAATCGGCGAAAAATTCTTGGCATTTCATTGCTACGCGAAATAAACGTGCATAATGAAAATCTTCGTTTGTTCAGAGAAAAGATTGCGAGAGGAAAAAGGGTGTAGATGTTTTGTCGTACAACGTGCAGAGATTAGCAGCGTTTTTTTGTGGTTGCTTACTACGAGAGAGAAAATCTTCCCGTCAGACCAATGATCCAAGTGTAGGTTAACAGTGTTCGTTTCCCTCGAGCTGTGCGAGAGGGACGAAGAGCGACCAAGGTTCCTCGTACGGTGAATTTAATGCGGAAACCCGTTTCGACTTTCACAACTGGCAACGGCTAAGCCGTTCACTGTTTGTGGCTTTGGTCATACACAAACGCGCACCTCGGAAAGTAGCATAAAACGGCGCACGTATCGGGTCTGTCCTATTTCGTATGATTTAAATAAATCCGCTCGAGAGGTTTCTACCAGCGGATATCGTCATTAGAAATATCGTGCAGTGTAGAAGATGATATGAATAATTATAGCAATCGATCGTTCACTGTACATGTATAGTGTATTGATTAAGGATTattaataaaattcttacgtATTATGTTAATCTTGAAATTCTTAGATAAGTGAGGCTTATCGTCACGTCTAATTGTTTCATATTGAATTTAGAATTTAGAGAATTTCCTTGGTCTTCAAAGTTAATATtctgaaataaaaaattatatttcttAACTCGAAAAAGGAAAATTCTAAAATGTTTCATATCGTAAAGAAGGAAACGCAATCCAATTTAGAATTGAAAGAGTTTCCTCGATCCTCGAATTTAATATTCCAAGAAAAAtagcaatgcttcataaaatgaagaAATCAAGTTCTACAATATTTCATAACGTAAAGAAAGAAAGCATAATCCAACTTAGAATTGAAAGTATTTCCTTGATCctctaatttaatattccaagaaaaagaggaatgcttcataaaatgaagaAATCAAGttctaaaatattttataacgtAAAGAAAGAAAGCACAATCTAATATAGAATTGAAAGTATTTCCTTGATCCTATAATTTAATATTCCAAGAAAAAgagcaatgcttcataaaatgaagaAATCAAGTTCTAAAATGTTTCATAACATAAAGAAAAAAAGCACAATCCAACTTAGAATTGAACGAATTTCCTCGATCCTCAAAGTTAATATTTCAAGAAAAAGAACAACCCAAGAACTCCCAAGAAATCAAGTTCTAAAATGTTTCATAATGTAAAAAAAAAGCATAATCCAACTTAGAATTGAACGGATTTCCTTTATCCTCAAAGTTAATATTTCAAGAAAAAGAACAACCCAAGAACTCCCAAGAAATCAAGTTCTAAAATGTTTCATATTGTAAAGAAGAAAACACAATCCAATTTAAAATGAAAAGTATTTCCTCGATCCTCAATGTTAATATTTCAAGAAAAAGAACAATGCCTCATAAAATGAAGAAATGAAGTTCTAAAATGTTTTATGTCGTAAAGAGAAAAGCCCAATCTAATTCGATCTAGAATCGAAAGTATTTCCTCGATCCTCGAAGTTAACATTCCAAGAAAAAGAACAAAGTCTCATAAAATAAAGAAACGAAGTTCTAAAACGTTTCATATCGTAAAGAATATAATCTGAAATCCTAGGGAGACGAAAAAGTCGTCCTTGGAGTCAGTCGGACGAAAGCCACAGAAGAGGGGGCCCTTTTGAAAACCAGTTCCCAAGGAGAAGCCCGTGCGTCTGAACGGTCGTTACTGTTGCAGGTCCAGGAGCGTCTGGAGGATCCTCCGCCCCACGTGGAACCGGTATGCTCGTGTGTCTGTGACATCGTCGACGAGGTGTGCCACGGGTACCGCTTCTCCAGGGAGGAAAACGCGCGCGAGCTGATACGACTGCTGAACAGCGCGCACTTCAAGGCGCTTCTGGAGACGCACGACGCGGTCGTCGAACGCAAGGAGTCGCCATCGAAGCCGGAACCGCCGTTACCGACGATGCCCACCAACGAGAGGACAGAGGCTGTCAGGATGGTTGGCCTTAGAAGGCAACCTAACGAACCTCTGGTAAAAACACGTTGTCACCAACGAGTCGAGTCGCTTCTAGACTTTCCATACGAGTCTTTGAAACTTTGAGAATAGATGAACTGAGACAGATGAAATAGATGAGTTATCGAGTCGCTTCTAGACTTTCCAAAAACACGTTGTCACCGACAAGTCGAGTCGCTTCTAGACTTTCCATACGAGTCTTTGAAACTTTGAGAATAGATGAACTGAGACAGATGAAATGGATGAGCTATCGAGTCGCTTCTAGATTTTCCAAAAACACGTTGTCACCAACGAGTCCAGTCGCTTCTATACTTTCCATACGAGTCTTTGAAACTTTGAGAATAGATGAACTGAGACAGATAAAATGGATGAGCTATCGAGTCGCTTCTAGACTTTCCAAAAACACGTTGTCACCAACGAGTCCAGTCGCTTCTATACTTTCCATACGAGTATTTGAAACATTGAGAATAGCGAGATAGATGAATTGATTAAAAAATAGATGAACTGTAGAGGTTGGAGAGGATGTTTAGCTTCAGAGTTCCTCTCGACTTTCTCGATCGCGGATCCAGTTTTAGAGGTTTACCATTTCGGTCACGCGGGAGAATTCCTGTACTGAATCCGGAACCTAGCACGCTCGCGCGAAGAAAAGACGGAAATGCCACTCACAGTTCGTAAATAATTCCGGAACGTTTATTATCCGCGCGAATGCCGAGTCCAGGCCACGTGGCCGCTCTCGGAGTATCTGGCTCGTTCTATCGGGATCAGAGACAGAAAACAATCAAACCACCAAATAAAAGAGATAATGAAGACAAAGTTATAAACACGAATACTTAATCTTTCATGTCACTCATCTATGCACTCTCTCCTCAAAAGAAATACATCTTTGCTTGGGCAAATAACAACGTAAAACTAGTGACTTCGAACATTTAGAAACACACAGAATCTAGAGAAATCAACGACAAAGTCTAAAGAGAAATAAAATCGTCTGTGGTCTTAACAAGAATGACTaattgctcttaaaacgcgctaattACGATCTCTGACTCGCGTGCAACGAGAACAGACACGTTCATTCTCACTAATCCATTTTTCAGGGTCTGACAGTGCAAGTGGACGAATCTGGGAACTTAATAATCGCCAGGATCCTGGGCGGAAGCACAGCTGCTCGACAGGGGCTCCTCAGAATCGGCGAGGTGATCCTCGAGGTGAACGGAAAGGAAGTTCGCACCCCAGAGGAGCTTCAGGAAGCCATTCAAGAGTCGAAGGAGAATTTAACGCTGAAACTAGCCCCTGGGATCGCCTCTGATGGCAATCGACCTGTGAAATCAACTGTGAGTGCGCGAACAGCTGATGTTCCTTCCTGTATCTTTCATTTTTAGTCGCATGGCAATGCTATCGCattaacaaaatttttaaaaatCGTTATTCCTTTCTTGATCGATTAGAATGGAGAAGGTAAGGAGAGAATTGTTTACACGTGAAGCGTGAGAAATTACAGTTTCCAGCGACCTCTTAACGCCGTTGAGATTACGAACCGTAGGATTTTATTGGCTCGTTGATAAAACTTCACCGACACCGTGGCACCTGCCGTTGAAAACTGCTTCTAAATATAAAATTCGCCGCCTGGGAACAGTAGCTCTAGAACGGCGCTTTATGTCCCGTGCTCGCTCGTGCGTTCCACGTGTAAATAAATGATAAGGTGAATCGAGAATAGGAAGCCCAGACTCGCCTAAAAACACTTGCGAGTAAACTCGAACGGCATGCTCGCGGCTGTATTGATTCTCAGAGTAGTTGAGTGTCGAATTAAAAATGAAACGCGACGAGCGATGGGGGACTGAAGTTGGAAGACGACCATCGTGTGTTCTACGTCCACGTGAGAAACGGGAATAGAAACGATAGGGTTAAATAAAAGTATTACCCGCGAAGTTTTCGAAGAAAAAAGTCTGCCAAGTAAAATTAGAAACGCTCGAACGCTGATGTTCATCTCTTCGTTGTTTCTCACTCATTTCGATTGTTCAAATTTCAGTGTTACATGAGAGCGCTCTTCGACTACGACCCGTCGGAAGATACGCTGCTGCCCTGCAGAGAAATTGGGCTTGCGTTCCAAAAGGGAGACGTTCTGCAGATCGTGGACCAAGCAGATCCAAATTGGTGGCAGGCACGACGAGTTGAAGGCGAGGATCTCGGTCCACCTGGTTTGATCCCGTCGTTGGAGCTCGAGGAACGAAGGAAAGCGTTCGTCCCGCCAGAAGCAGACTTCGTGCACAAGATAAGCATCTGCGGGACCAAAATctccaagaagaagaagagaaagatgTACCAGTCGAAGTCGAACGGCGAGTTCGACAGTGCTGAATTACTGTTGTATGAAGAGGTGGCCAGGATGCCACCGTTTAAGCGTAAAACCTTGGCTCTGGTCGGTCCAAGGGGTGTCGGTCGCAGGACGCTGAAGAACAGGCTGATTAACAGCGATTCTGAGAAGTTCGGCACCATTGTTCCCTGTAAGTGTCTCGTTTAAAGCGACAGACGTTGAATTGATAGAAAAGTGAGCTTTACGAGGTTTTCGTGAaagtttctacgcttcaaagtgGTAATAAGACTGCAAACGATTGAATTAACTGTTTAGAACCTTCATAATCGAGAAAATTGCGaatgttataaatatttttatactgAATTCTTTGAAaacaatttttctaatatttttctTCTTAAATATTTCTCTCGTAAAATTCTGCTCTTAAACATATTCTTCtgaaattaaatatttcttCTAAAATTCTGCTCTTAAATATATTCTTCTAAAATTCTGCTCTTAAATATATTCttctaaaattaaatatttcttcTAAAATTCTGCTCTCAAATATATTcttcaaaaattaaatatttcttcTTCTAAAATTCTTTAAAAGAATTTTTTTAATAACTCGAAGCAGAACTAATGCCACTTACGTGATTAAAAGTTAGATAGCAAATGTTTACTCGTGttgtaatattaatataaataaaaaacgaTGCTTTGTTCAGTTACTTCACGACCGCCAAGAGTACTCGAAGAGGACGGCAAGAGTTACTGGTTCACGGACCGTGAATCGATGGAAACTGACATCAGGGAGCATCGATACCTCGAATACGGAGAACACGGCGGTCATCTGTACGGTACAAAGTTGGACTCCGTGCGGGAGTTGATCAGAGCCGGAAAAATGTGCGTTCTGGACTGCAGTCCAGCTGCTCTGAAGATCCTGCACAACAGCACGGAGTTTATGCCATACGTAATCTTCATAGCCGCGCCAGGAATGGAGCAACTGAAATGGCTGTACGATCTGGCGAGATCGACTGGAACGAGCAGTCGAAACTTGACGGTAATTACACGGTTACCACGCGTTGTACCGCTGTAACGATTGTCAGTTTTTGTTTACGACACGAGCAATCAGTTTCACGAATGAAAGTTTTCAATTAATAGTTTgacattgcttcgacacgacgCGAGCTGGTGAATCGTTAATCGATGTTGCATCATTGACAAGTGTTAGCTTTCACAATTTGTTTTGTCAAATTGGATTCTGCTCGCGCGAAAATTACATCTGGTCATCGAGGACCACGATACGTTGGTTTTCTAAGAATATCCTCAATTTCGCGGATGAGAAGACAAGGGATCGTCTCGCGGGAAAACAATTCGATCCGCGGAATTTGTGTAAAGAAGAAACATATTATGTCGGTAGCAGAGGCCGCGTTTCAAACAAACACACGTTGGCCATCAAAATCTTTTACGACGCAGCCTTTCGAACCCCTGCCTGCCAGTCTGTTTGCCTTCGTCGTGTAAATGCGTATAATTTGGCTACTGTAAATGTATCCGCATGCACTTTCTCCTCGATTGCGACGATCCACAACCGATTTAGTTTCTCCCTATGAGATTCTTCTCTCATAAAGATTCATCTGTACATACTATACACTTTATACATTCAtcgaatatttatatatatatatatttatccaATTCCATCTCTCCTCGATCTACGTAGTAttctttatttaatcttttttatGTATTTGATGTTGGCTTTGCTAGTTTGACCGCCAGAGTTCCATCAGGTACAGCTCGAGAAGGGCCAGAACGCTGGAATCCCTCGCTTCGTTGTACGAGGTTTGTATCGCATGCATACTCATTTTATTTTAGTCCCTCTTTCCCTATCCTAGTCTCTTCATAGATGTGTAGTGTCGTCACTGTACAGAACCACTTAATTTTAACCGTGTCGTTGGTAAAAAGTGCAATTGAACCGAATCTGTTCCTTGTTACTCAGGAGGACGACCTGAAGGCCACGTTAGAGGAGTCAGCGGCGTTGCAGCGCGCGTACGAGAAGTACATCGACCTGGTGATAGTGAACGAGGACTTCGACAACACTTTCAGACAAGTGATCGCAGCGTTGGACGCCTTGGCCACCGAGCACCAATGGGTACCAGTGAACTGGATCTACTAGACGCGATTCAGATCGCGTATCCGACGAAGCGAGTGGTCTCAGACAATGCGATCCCAACGGAACACGTAGCAAGGGGACGAATCGTTGCAACGCCACTGCCTGAAGAAGAACACGCGATTACGACCGTTACCAGCCTTGTTCGTCGTGCTCGACCTCGAGCGCACCGTCATTACGAGTGTATTTATAGCATTTGTACGGTTGTGCGCGATAGCAACAATTTTATGTTCGTAACTATGTGTATACAGAGTTTTTT
This genomic interval from Xylocopa sonorina isolate GNS202 chromosome 18, iyXylSono1_principal, whole genome shotgun sequence contains the following:
- the Vari gene encoding MAGUK p55 subfamily member vari isoform X3, with the protein product MKNSKSMMDIEDICGCSKLPSIIPRKELPHLKSTSAAFMHVRDNLEELGKVADDTDLLFLKGLLDSPVVTSLVKVQERLEDPPPHVEPVCSCVCDIVDEVCHGYRFSREENARELIRLLNSAHFKALLETHDAVVERKESPSKPEPPLPTMPTNERTEAVRMVGLRRQPNEPLGLTVQVDESGNLIIARILGGSTAARQGLLRIGEVILEVNGKEVRTPEELQEAIQESKENLTLKLAPGIASDGNRPVKSTCYMRALFDYDPSEDTLLPCREIGLAFQKGDVLQIVDQADPNWWQARRVEGEDLGPPGLIPSLELEERRKAFVPPEADFVHKISICGTKISKKKKRKMYQSKSNGEFDSAELLLYEEVARMPPFKRKTLALVGPRGVGRRTLKNRLINSDSEKFGTIVPFTSRPPRVLEEDGKSYWFTDRESMETDIREHRYLEYGEHGGHLYGTKLDSVRELIRAGKMCVLDCSPAALKILHNSTEFMPYVIFIAAPGMEQLKWLYDLARSTGTSSRNLTEDDLKATLEESAALQRAYEKYIDLVIVNEDFDNTFRQVIAALDALATEHQWVPVNWIY
- the Vari gene encoding MAGUK p55 subfamily member vari isoform X1 is translated as MKNSKSMMDIEDICGCSKLPSIIPRKELPHLKSTSAAFMHVRDNLEELGKVADDTDLLFLKGLLDSPVVTSLVKVQERLEDPPPHVEPVCSCVCDIVDEVCHGYRFSREENARELIRLLNSAHFKALLETHDAVVERKESPSKPEPPLPTMPTNERTEAVRMVGLRRQPNEPLGLTVQVDESGNLIIARILGGSTAARQGLLRIGEVILEVNGKEVRTPEELQEAIQESKENLTLKLAPGIASDGNRPVKSTCYMRALFDYDPSEDTLLPCREIGLAFQKGDVLQIVDQADPNWWQARRVEGEDLGPPGLIPSLELEERRKAFVPPEADFVHKISICGTKISKKKKRKMYQSKSNGEFDSAELLLYEEVARMPPFKRKTLALVGPRGVGRRTLKNRLINSDSEKFGTIVPFTSRPPRVLEEDGKSYWFTDRESMETDIREHRYLEYGEHGGHLYGTKLDSVRELIRAGKMCVLDCSPAALKILHNSTEFMPYVIFIAAPGMEQLKWLYDLARSTGTSSRNLTFDRQSSIRYSSRRARTLESLASLYEEDDLKATLEESAALQRAYEKYIDLVIVNEDFDNTFRQVIAALDALATEHQWVPVNWIY
- the Vari gene encoding MAGUK p55 subfamily member vari isoform X2, producing MVFFGRKEKIEDRRLLASIDAVNGTKEYHIENAAFMHVRDNLEELGKVADDTDLLFLKGLLDSPVVTSLVKVQERLEDPPPHVEPVCSCVCDIVDEVCHGYRFSREENARELIRLLNSAHFKALLETHDAVVERKESPSKPEPPLPTMPTNERTEAVRMVGLRRQPNEPLGLTVQVDESGNLIIARILGGSTAARQGLLRIGEVILEVNGKEVRTPEELQEAIQESKENLTLKLAPGIASDGNRPVKSTCYMRALFDYDPSEDTLLPCREIGLAFQKGDVLQIVDQADPNWWQARRVEGEDLGPPGLIPSLELEERRKAFVPPEADFVHKISICGTKISKKKKRKMYQSKSNGEFDSAELLLYEEVARMPPFKRKTLALVGPRGVGRRTLKNRLINSDSEKFGTIVPFTSRPPRVLEEDGKSYWFTDRESMETDIREHRYLEYGEHGGHLYGTKLDSVRELIRAGKMCVLDCSPAALKILHNSTEFMPYVIFIAAPGMEQLKWLYDLARSTGTSSRNLTFDRQSSIRYSSRRARTLESLASLYEEDDLKATLEESAALQRAYEKYIDLVIVNEDFDNTFRQVIAALDALATEHQWVPVNWIY
- the Vari gene encoding MAGUK p55 subfamily member vari isoform X4, whose product is MPTNERTEAVRMVGLRRQPNEPLGLTVQVDESGNLIIARILGGSTAARQGLLRIGEVILEVNGKEVRTPEELQEAIQESKENLTLKLAPGIASDGNRPVKSTCYMRALFDYDPSEDTLLPCREIGLAFQKGDVLQIVDQADPNWWQARRVEGEDLGPPGLIPSLELEERRKAFVPPEADFVHKISICGTKISKKKKRKMYQSKSNGEFDSAELLLYEEVARMPPFKRKTLALVGPRGVGRRTLKNRLINSDSEKFGTIVPFTSRPPRVLEEDGKSYWFTDRESMETDIREHRYLEYGEHGGHLYGTKLDSVRELIRAGKMCVLDCSPAALKILHNSTEFMPYVIFIAAPGMEQLKWLYDLARSTGTSSRNLTFDRQSSIRYSSRRARTLESLASLYEEDDLKATLEESAALQRAYEKYIDLVIVNEDFDNTFRQVIAALDALATEHQWVPVNWIY